Proteins encoded by one window of Enterobacter pseudoroggenkampii:
- the glsA gene encoding glutaminase A: MKINIFGVSLLSVSLMFSAATLAQTAPDYAQLLEQAHQKFKGNHEGKVADYIPALATYSPDNFAITLATVDGKIYQVGDVKKAFPMESLSKVFTLALAMEQRGPQEVLDKLGASATGLPFNSGLAIELTKGAPENPLVNAGAMSTVSLIEAKDKTDRWNTILNNLNAWADASLTVNEPVFKSEMETNQHNQALAMLMASYNSFYGDTREAVEIYTRQCSVDITVEQLAKMGAVLANKGKSPFNGKQLLNERYVPQVLAEMAIAGLYDGSGKWLYTVGIPAKSGVGGGMVAIVPGQYAIAVYSPPLDAAGNSVRAQQTIAYVAGATQASLFLAH, encoded by the coding sequence ATGAAGATAAACATTTTCGGCGTCAGCCTCTTATCCGTCAGCCTGATGTTTAGCGCTGCCACGCTGGCGCAAACCGCGCCGGACTATGCGCAGCTGCTTGAACAGGCTCACCAAAAATTCAAAGGTAATCATGAGGGGAAGGTCGCCGACTACATCCCTGCCCTGGCGACCTATAGCCCCGACAATTTCGCCATCACCCTCGCCACGGTCGACGGCAAGATTTACCAGGTTGGCGATGTGAAAAAAGCGTTTCCAATGGAGTCGCTGAGCAAGGTTTTCACCCTGGCGCTGGCGATGGAGCAGCGCGGTCCGCAGGAGGTACTGGATAAACTCGGCGCCAGTGCGACCGGTCTGCCCTTCAACTCCGGTTTAGCCATTGAGCTGACCAAAGGTGCGCCGGAAAACCCGCTGGTGAATGCGGGGGCGATGAGCACGGTTAGCCTGATTGAGGCGAAAGATAAGACTGACCGCTGGAACACGATCCTCAATAACCTGAACGCGTGGGCCGATGCCTCGCTGACCGTCAACGAGCCGGTGTTCAAATCGGAAATGGAGACCAATCAGCATAACCAGGCGCTGGCGATGCTGATGGCCTCCTACAACAGCTTTTATGGCGATACCCGGGAAGCCGTCGAAATCTACACCCGCCAGTGTTCCGTAGACATCACCGTTGAGCAGCTCGCCAAAATGGGCGCGGTGCTGGCAAACAAGGGCAAATCGCCTTTCAACGGTAAGCAACTGCTGAATGAACGCTACGTGCCGCAGGTTCTGGCGGAAATGGCGATTGCCGGGCTGTACGACGGCAGCGGCAAATGGCTGTACACCGTTGGGATCCCGGCGAAGAGCGGCGTCGGCGGTGGCATGGTTGCCATCGTGCCCGGTCAATACGCCATCGCGGTCTACTCGCCACCGCTGGATGCCGCCGGGAATAGCGTCCGCGCCCAGCAGACGATTGCGTATGTTGCCGGGGCGACGCAGGCCAGCCTCTTTTTAGCCCATTGA